The proteins below are encoded in one region of Aquisphaera giovannonii:
- a CDS encoding DUF1883 domain-containing protein, translating into MNFLHQEFEAGPDDTVEVVLDGQANVMLLDPANFENYRNGRSFRYHGGLARYSPTRLVPPHQGRWHLAVDLGGQGGSVRAGVRVLRGMTATG; encoded by the coding sequence ATGAACTTCCTGCACCAGGAATTCGAAGCGGGGCCGGACGACACGGTCGAGGTCGTGCTGGACGGGCAGGCGAATGTCATGTTGCTCGACCCGGCGAACTTCGAGAATTACCGGAACGGACGGTCTTTCCGGTATCACGGCGGACTGGCCAGGTACTCGCCGACCAGGCTCGTGCCGCCGCATCAGGGGCGCTGGCACCTGGCGGTCGACCTCGGCGGGCAAGGCGGATCCGTGCGGGCCGGCGTTCGCGTCCTCCGCGGCATGACCGCGACGGGGTGA
- a CDS encoding ester cyclase, with translation MALAVENADLMRRWFEEVWAKRRSEAIDEFVGEDSVLHSETGPMRGPAEFRDRFHAPFLAAFPDLSIEIEGLVASDEEVVVRWKATGCHAGEGLGMPPSNAACCFRGITWIRPRDGKFAEGWQASNIPEVLRGLGAAND, from the coding sequence ATGGCACTGGCAGTCGAGAATGCCGACCTGATGCGCCGGTGGTTCGAGGAGGTCTGGGCGAAGCGGCGGTCCGAGGCGATCGACGAGTTCGTGGGCGAGGACAGCGTGCTCCACTCCGAGACGGGACCGATGCGCGGGCCGGCCGAGTTCCGCGACCGGTTCCACGCGCCGTTCCTGGCCGCGTTCCCGGACCTGAGCATCGAGATCGAGGGGCTGGTCGCCAGCGACGAGGAGGTCGTCGTCCGCTGGAAGGCGACCGGCTGCCACGCCGGCGAGGGCCTGGGCATGCCCCCCTCGAACGCCGCCTGCTGCTTCCGCGGCATCACCTGGATCCGGCCCCGCGACGGCAAATTCGCCGAGGGCTGGCAGGCCTCCAACATCCCGGAGGTCCTCCGCGGGCTGGGGGCGGCCAACGACTGA
- a CDS encoding RNA polymerase sigma factor: MSRDARALLDRLDRLFGGGSVAGAGEEDLLRRYARGRDEEAFAAIVARHGPMVLGVCRRLLRDERDAEDAFQATFLVLARRAAAIGDASRLGGWLHGVAHRVAVRARAQASRRFVYEQSAEEPVEPAAEDPELGAMERRELAAIVDEELSRLPATLRDPVVLCYLEGLTHDEAAGQLRWPVGTVRSRMARARRVLRARLARRGVVVDEAAIAPGLALARATVPPDWLAATVRGALEFATRPASAAAAIASARPEALARRTLQAMFITKLSTIGAAGMVTALTLAAAGAMPAFRAQEPPKADGDAPPAVRPDAADPPKPQAGANSPKLGTAEGEIRSLKAEEANLRDRLGTVESRLAELQAARQRSTPKAGEPGAAGPGDEDGGGRPTYAELGSGYLVISPDGSRVATMQTVRNLGRESARSVSPVSLPPIRGVRREVLIPDQAKLRPRATPEKVASASESGWFLALDLDRDRRVTRILTFNPRFKDGAVSRDIDPPIERSTFRAISESVCILGRTVFGFSETARRWGTVTLPPGVEPTARVSWNRVWGEGDRLFVFSEESAAWEDIYARAMEGERMPGRAPAEAPAGPPPR, encoded by the coding sequence GTGAGCCGTGACGCGCGGGCGCTGCTGGATCGACTCGATCGCCTCTTCGGCGGCGGGAGCGTCGCGGGGGCGGGCGAGGAGGACCTGCTACGGCGGTATGCCCGCGGCCGCGACGAGGAGGCCTTCGCCGCGATCGTGGCCCGGCACGGGCCGATGGTCCTGGGCGTCTGCCGGCGCCTGCTCCGCGACGAGCGGGACGCCGAGGACGCCTTCCAGGCCACGTTCCTGGTGCTGGCCCGGCGGGCCGCCGCGATCGGCGACGCCTCGCGGCTCGGCGGCTGGCTGCACGGCGTGGCCCATCGCGTGGCCGTCCGGGCGAGGGCCCAGGCCTCCCGGCGGTTCGTCTACGAGCAGTCGGCCGAGGAGCCGGTCGAGCCGGCCGCCGAGGACCCGGAGTTGGGGGCGATGGAGCGTCGCGAGCTCGCGGCGATCGTGGACGAGGAGCTCTCCCGCCTGCCCGCGACGCTCCGCGACCCGGTCGTCCTCTGCTACCTGGAGGGCCTGACGCACGACGAGGCCGCCGGGCAACTCCGCTGGCCGGTCGGCACCGTCCGCAGCCGTATGGCCCGGGCCCGCCGGGTCCTCCGGGCCCGCCTCGCCCGCCGAGGGGTCGTCGTCGACGAGGCGGCGATCGCCCCGGGCCTCGCCCTCGCCCGCGCGACCGTCCCGCCCGACTGGCTCGCCGCGACCGTCCGCGGCGCCCTGGAGTTCGCAACCCGACCGGCCTCGGCCGCCGCGGCGATCGCCTCGGCCCGGCCCGAGGCCCTGGCCCGGAGGACCCTGCAGGCCATGTTCATCACCAAGCTCTCGACGATCGGCGCCGCGGGGATGGTCACCGCCCTGACGCTGGCCGCGGCCGGTGCCATGCCGGCCTTCCGGGCCCAGGAGCCGCCGAAGGCGGACGGCGATGCCCCGCCGGCAGTGAGGCCAGACGCGGCGGACCCGCCGAAGCCGCAGGCCGGCGCAAATAGCCCGAAGCTCGGGACGGCTGAGGGAGAGATCCGGTCGCTGAAGGCGGAGGAGGCAAACCTCCGAGATCGCCTCGGCACGGTCGAGTCACGCTTGGCGGAGCTGCAAGCCGCTCGCCAGCGGAGCACCCCGAAGGCGGGCGAACCCGGCGCGGCCGGGCCGGGGGATGAAGACGGAGGCGGTCGGCCAACGTATGCGGAACTCGGCTCCGGCTACTTGGTGATCTCGCCCGACGGTAGCCGGGTGGCGACCATGCAGACGGTGCGAAACCTGGGGCGGGAAAGCGCGAGGTCCGTGAGCCCCGTCAGCCTGCCGCCGATCCGCGGCGTCCGGCGGGAGGTGCTGATCCCCGACCAGGCGAAGCTGCGCCCGCGCGCGACGCCGGAGAAGGTCGCTTCGGCATCCGAATCCGGCTGGTTCCTGGCCCTGGACCTGGATCGCGACCGCAGGGTGACCCGCATCCTGACGTTCAACCCCAGGTTCAAGGACGGCGCGGTCAGCCGGGACATCGATCCGCCGATCGAGCGATCGACCTTCCGCGCGATCTCGGAATCGGTCTGCATACTCGGCCGTACGGTCTTCGGCTTCAGCGAGACGGCCCGACGATGGGGGACGGTCACCTTGCCGCCGGGCGTCGAGCCCACCGCCCGAGTCTCCTGGAATCGCGTCTGGGGCGAAGGAGACCGGCTCTTCGTCTTCAGTGAGGAGTCGGCCGCCTGGGAGGACATCTACGCCCGGGCGATGGAAGGGGAGAGGATGCCAGGCAGGGCCCCGGCCGAGGCCCCGGCGGGGCCGCCACCGCGTTGA
- a CDS encoding endonuclease V — MRTGAILGDRSRAERAMIAAVDVDYREAGAVAACVCFRDRADERAAEEVVLPIARVEPYEPGRFFRRELPCLLAVLGDLDVGPEVVIVDGYAWLGDGGVPGLGAHLFEALGRRVAVVGVAKTRFRGALAAEEVHRGAGHSPLYVTAAGMDLQEAARFVREMHGPYRIPTLLKRVDQLCRGLAGPIPCPDVPPRMRPRSSPGEVEFDPRGAKIAEHGASKE, encoded by the coding sequence ATGAGGACGGGGGCCATCCTCGGGGATCGGAGTAGGGCGGAGCGGGCCATGATCGCCGCCGTGGACGTCGATTATCGCGAGGCTGGGGCGGTCGCCGCCTGCGTATGCTTCCGCGACCGGGCCGATGAGCGGGCGGCGGAGGAGGTCGTCCTCCCGATCGCCCGCGTGGAGCCCTACGAGCCGGGCCGGTTCTTCCGCCGCGAGCTGCCGTGCCTCCTGGCCGTCCTGGGCGATCTCGATGTGGGGCCCGAGGTCGTGATCGTGGACGGATACGCCTGGCTCGGCGACGGCGGCGTGCCGGGGCTGGGGGCGCATCTGTTCGAGGCCCTGGGACGTCGCGTCGCCGTCGTCGGCGTCGCCAAGACGCGGTTCCGGGGCGCCCTCGCGGCGGAGGAGGTGCATCGGGGGGCGGGCCATTCGCCCCTCTACGTCACCGCCGCCGGGATGGACCTCCAGGAGGCGGCGCGTTTCGTCCGCGAGATGCACGGCCCGTACCGGATCCCGACCCTCCTGAAGCGCGTGGACCAGTTGTGCCGCGGCCTGGCCGGCCCGATCCCATGCCCCGATGTCCCTCCCCGGATGAGGCCGCGGTCCTCCCCCGGCGAGGTGGAATTCGATCCCCGAGGCGCGAAAATCGCCGAACATGGCGCTAGTAAAGAATAG
- a CDS encoding sigma-70 family RNA polymerase sigma factor has translation MAIEAMGSVAGPLNRLIGAGSLVGLGDGELLERFLSDRDEEAFAAIVTRHGPMVLRVCRGVLRNASDAEDAFQATFLILVRKARSLRGYADVGGWLHRVAYRVAIQANADAARRRTREREAGAMAEVMASGPAEVDEVTPAVHEELARLPEAIRSALVLCELRGMPQQEAAAALRTSERTLRRRLSQGRERLKARLARRGLAGGEAVILAARLHEAEIIVPPAWREAAARAAVEMLGATVSGGVASAAMRLAEDVSRTRLALRSAFAMICVAGLVVTAWAAAVSRGGQGRPTVAPAARREEPAAGLPPVPYDGSIEVKGRVVDPDGKAVGGADVRASWGYLDTQPILVARAGADGRFVVNAPWPRAHRATGAALPLTLAASASGFGPGWVRVEVRPGAPGMPELRLVRDGPPIEGRIVNRAGWPVAGATVKVETIWYGANEPFDPVETGDLGPWLRDVRSPEPGRGEVDHLTHGGDPRLQPIELPAACVSPVVTDADGRFRLSGVGRERVATLSVSGEGVATASIPAMCRDEPDIRIDNHFLLVEPGPVVHGRRFEHVVEPGRSIGGTIRDAGSGRPVVGLPVCVGIMRSKGVDAVFRQVASDDRGHYRFDGLPEARECDLMIRPGEGQPYVSARFKVAPAGPAKGSITFDLSLKRGILVRGRVTDRGTGRPAKGIIYAFALRENPHLGEYPGFGNEGPNYTEAGEDGRFQVVTLPGPGLITCLSGDGRHVIHHKGATIPATVPEHNGDFHAMARVKVDPDAPPTVDLQVIGRKTLDVRAVDDRGQPVSGARMWGPGFAEPTPEQDSPTFEAVVPNEESSRRVTILHDGRKLIGSVELKPDEAGPVTVRLVPWGMITGRIVDQDGRPGGSLSLLCFPDAFDPRQPANSVLARAIDGNFIRRKQGNPRIKADADGRFRVEGIVPGVEYQALLSGEGEIPVFDILQNFEVQAGEVKDLGDLVVQPRRGLLGTTRKAEVR, from the coding sequence ATGGCGATCGAGGCGATGGGGAGCGTGGCGGGGCCGCTGAACCGGCTCATCGGCGCGGGCTCGCTGGTCGGGCTGGGCGACGGCGAGCTGCTCGAGCGGTTCCTGTCCGACCGCGACGAGGAGGCGTTCGCGGCGATCGTGACGCGGCACGGGCCGATGGTGCTGCGGGTCTGCCGGGGCGTGCTGCGGAACGCGAGCGACGCGGAGGACGCGTTCCAGGCGACGTTCCTGATCCTGGTGCGGAAGGCCCGGTCGCTGCGGGGGTATGCGGACGTCGGCGGCTGGCTGCACCGGGTGGCATACCGGGTCGCGATCCAGGCGAACGCCGACGCGGCGAGGCGTCGCACGCGGGAGCGGGAGGCGGGCGCGATGGCGGAGGTCATGGCGAGCGGGCCGGCCGAGGTGGACGAGGTGACGCCCGCGGTGCATGAGGAACTCGCGCGGCTGCCGGAGGCGATACGCTCCGCTCTAGTGCTCTGCGAGCTGCGAGGCATGCCCCAACAGGAGGCCGCCGCGGCCTTGCGGACGAGCGAACGGACGCTCCGGCGTCGGCTGTCGCAGGGGCGAGAGCGGCTGAAGGCGCGGCTGGCTCGCCGCGGGCTGGCGGGCGGCGAGGCCGTTATCCTGGCGGCGCGTCTCCACGAGGCGGAGATCATCGTGCCGCCGGCCTGGCGGGAGGCGGCGGCCCGGGCGGCGGTGGAGATGCTGGGGGCGACGGTATCCGGAGGCGTCGCCTCGGCGGCGATGAGGCTTGCCGAGGACGTCTCGCGGACGAGGCTCGCGCTGAGATCCGCCTTCGCGATGATCTGCGTCGCGGGGCTCGTCGTGACGGCTTGGGCGGCGGCCGTTTCGCGGGGAGGGCAGGGGAGGCCGACGGTCGCCCCCGCGGCCCGTCGCGAGGAACCCGCCGCGGGGCTGCCCCCGGTGCCGTATGACGGGTCGATCGAGGTGAAGGGCCGCGTGGTCGATCCCGACGGGAAGGCAGTCGGCGGGGCGGATGTGCGAGCGTCCTGGGGTTACCTCGACACTCAACCGATCCTCGTCGCGAGGGCCGGGGCGGACGGTCGGTTCGTGGTGAATGCCCCGTGGCCGCGGGCCCATCGCGCGACCGGGGCTGCGTTGCCGCTCACGCTGGCCGCGTCGGCGTCGGGTTTCGGGCCCGGTTGGGTCCGGGTCGAGGTCCGGCCCGGGGCGCCAGGCATGCCGGAGCTCCGCCTGGTGCGCGACGGCCCGCCGATCGAGGGCCGGATCGTGAACCGCGCCGGCTGGCCCGTCGCGGGGGCCACGGTGAAGGTCGAGACGATCTGGTATGGCGCCAACGAACCTTTTGACCCGGTCGAGACGGGCGATCTGGGGCCCTGGCTCCGGGACGTCCGGTCCCCCGAGCCGGGCAGAGGGGAGGTGGACCATCTCACGCACGGCGGCGACCCTCGCTTGCAGCCGATCGAATTGCCCGCCGCCTGCGTCTCGCCCGTGGTGACGGACGCCGACGGGCGATTCCGGCTCTCCGGGGTCGGCCGCGAGCGGGTCGCCACGCTGAGCGTGTCCGGGGAGGGAGTCGCCACCGCGTCCATACCGGCGATGTGCCGCGACGAGCCAGACATTCGGATTGATAATCATTTTCTACTGGTTGAGCCGGGGCCCGTGGTCCACGGCCGCCGCTTCGAGCACGTGGTTGAGCCGGGCCGATCCATCGGGGGGACGATCCGGGACGCGGGCTCCGGGCGGCCGGTCGTCGGCCTGCCGGTGTGCGTGGGGATCATGCGATCGAAGGGCGTCGACGCCGTGTTCCGGCAGGTGGCAAGCGATGACCGAGGCCATTACCGATTCGACGGGCTGCCCGAGGCCCGCGAATGCGACCTGATGATCCGGCCGGGCGAGGGACAGCCTTACGTGAGCGCCCGATTCAAGGTGGCGCCGGCGGGGCCGGCGAAAGGATCGATCACCTTCGACCTGTCCCTGAAGCGGGGCATCCTCGTCCGGGGCCGCGTGACCGACAGGGGCACAGGCCGGCCGGCCAAGGGGATCATCTATGCGTTCGCGCTCCGCGAGAATCCCCATCTCGGCGAATATCCGGGCTTCGGCAACGAGGGGCCCAACTACACCGAGGCCGGGGAGGACGGCCGGTTCCAGGTCGTCACCCTGCCGGGTCCGGGGCTCATTACCTGCCTCTCCGGGGATGGCCGCCATGTCATCCATCACAAAGGGGCGACGATCCCGGCGACGGTCCCCGAGCATAACGGCGATTTCCACGCCATGGCCCGCGTGAAAGTGGATCCGGACGCTCCGCCGACGGTGGACCTGCAGGTGATCGGGCGAAAGACCCTCGACGTCCGGGCGGTCGACGATCGAGGCCAGCCGGTCTCCGGCGCGAGGATGTGGGGTCCCGGTTTTGCGGAGCCCACGCCGGAGCAGGACTCCCCCACATTCGAGGCCGTGGTGCCCAATGAGGAGAGCAGCCGCCGCGTGACGATCCTCCACGACGGCCGGAAGTTGATCGGCTCGGTCGAGCTGAAGCCGGACGAGGCCGGGCCGGTCACGGTCCGGTTGGTGCCCTGGGGTATGATCACGGGCCGGATCGTGGACCAGGACGGCCGGCCCGGCGGGTCGCTCAGCCTGCTCTGCTTCCCGGACGCCTTCGACCCGCGGCAGCCCGCCAATTCGGTACTTGCCCGGGCCATCGACGGCAACTTCATCCGCAGGAAGCAAGGCAACCCTCGCATCAAGGCCGACGCCGACGGCCGATTTCGCGTCGAGGGGATCGTCCCCGGCGTGGAATACCAGGCGCTCCTGAGCGGCGAGGGGGAGATCCCTGTGTTCGACATCCTCCAGAACTTCGAGGTCCAGGCCGGCGAGGTGAAGGACCTGGGGGATCTCGTGGTGCAGCCGCGCCGGGGCCTCCTCGGGACGACTCGCAAGGCGGAGGTCCGATAG
- a CDS encoding TIGR02452 family protein, translating to MRSTRAAMAAETVAIVERGSYRSASGTDIGLADAVRACLDGTRFLTPEHLDAIRREVLARPSDGLDTAIEVVNEATLAGASRLLAEGRGPVAALNFASARNPGGGFLKGSHAQEESLARSSALYASLLRAPEYYDRHRASPSLLYSDAMILSPACPVFRDDAGTLLDAPSSITFITSPAPNAGAIRDPRERARVGEVLRRRSELILALAASQGYRHLVLGAWGCGVFRNDPTEVASAFAAHLLDGPWSGRFERVAFSVLDTSASLATIAAFEDALARGR from the coding sequence ATGCGATCGACACGAGCCGCGATGGCCGCGGAGACGGTGGCGATCGTCGAGCGCGGTTCATATCGGTCCGCGAGCGGCACGGATATTGGGCTCGCGGACGCGGTCCGGGCCTGCCTGGACGGGACGCGGTTCCTCACGCCCGAGCACCTCGATGCCATCCGCCGCGAGGTCCTGGCCCGGCCGTCGGATGGGCTCGACACGGCGATCGAGGTCGTCAACGAGGCGACGCTCGCCGGCGCATCCCGGCTCCTGGCCGAAGGCCGCGGGCCGGTCGCCGCGCTCAACTTCGCCTCCGCGCGGAACCCCGGCGGCGGCTTCCTGAAGGGGAGCCATGCGCAGGAGGAGTCGCTGGCCCGAAGCTCCGCGCTGTACGCCTCGCTGCTGCGAGCGCCGGAATACTACGATCGCCACCGCGCCTCCCCCTCGCTCCTGTATTCCGACGCCATGATCCTCTCGCCGGCCTGCCCGGTCTTCCGCGACGACGCCGGCACCCTGCTCGACGCCCCGTCCTCGATCACCTTCATCACGAGCCCCGCGCCCAACGCCGGCGCGATCCGCGACCCCCGCGAGCGGGCCCGCGTCGGCGAGGTCCTCCGCCGCCGGTCCGAGCTCATCCTGGCGCTCGCCGCCTCCCAGGGTTACCGCCACCTCGTGCTGGGCGCCTGGGGCTGCGGCGTCTTCCGCAACGACCCCACCGAAGTCGCCTCCGCCTTCGCCGCCCACCTCCTGGACGGCCCCTGGTCGGGGCGGTTCGAGCGCGTGGCCTTCTCGGTCCTGGACACGTCCGCCTCGCTCGCCACGATCGCCGCCTTCGAGGACGCCCTGGCACGCGGGCGCTGA
- a CDS encoding protein-tyrosine phosphatase family protein, which yields MRRLPGCSLWLGHAGDARDVPALRAAGIEAVVELAIDEAPAALPRDLARGRFPLVDGAGNPPWLLRAAVDMVALSLRANVPTLVCCGAGMSRTPAVAGAAIAMVLGCSPDEALAIAVEGGPADVSPNLWRDLSVLLDGGTGDVPDSGLGP from the coding sequence TTGCGCCGCCTGCCCGGATGCTCGCTGTGGCTGGGCCACGCGGGGGACGCCCGCGACGTGCCCGCCCTGCGCGCGGCGGGGATCGAGGCCGTCGTCGAGCTGGCCATCGACGAGGCCCCGGCCGCCCTGCCCCGCGACCTGGCCCGCGGCCGATTCCCGCTCGTCGATGGCGCCGGCAATCCGCCCTGGCTCCTGCGGGCGGCCGTCGACATGGTCGCGCTCTCGCTGCGAGCCAACGTCCCGACCCTCGTCTGCTGCGGCGCCGGCATGAGCCGCACGCCGGCCGTCGCCGGCGCGGCCATTGCGATGGTGCTGGGTTGCTCACCCGACGAAGCCCTGGCCATCGCCGTCGAGGGCGGGCCGGCCGACGTCTCCCCGAACCTGTGGCGTGACCTGAGCGTCTTGCTGGACGGCGGGACAGGCGACGTCCCAGATTCAGGGCTCGGGCCTTGA
- a CDS encoding Ig-like domain-containing protein, translating to MDRRRFVPSADGLEVRQMLSTATSGLSLFGSSVNTTQNIPVTYAQKQLRIEKLPYNMRALQQNRYLPPALITQIQLGLEQSINQMTKPPSQALTNYNNVLRQITFKTSLSSGNAAKLNHAFEAVLRSAHTPEPALTTLVSSVSQLITQVDTASVQPNFLATNDSAYILQAAIILGQKMPAPKVPNITKATGTQVNTRVFTSPLSNPAFAGSYESGTVMQMVNVKTGEVIGSAVVSRNGQYALHVTTPLAVGKYTLAVQAVDEVGNVSNASRQFGLQIVTPKHAS from the coding sequence ATGGACCGCCGTCGATTTGTCCCCTCGGCCGATGGCCTCGAGGTGCGCCAGATGCTCTCCACCGCGACCAGCGGCCTGAGCCTCTTCGGGTCGAGCGTCAACACCACGCAGAACATCCCGGTCACGTACGCGCAGAAGCAGTTGCGGATCGAGAAGCTGCCTTACAACATGCGGGCCCTCCAGCAGAATCGCTACCTGCCCCCCGCGCTGATCACGCAGATCCAGCTCGGGCTGGAGCAGTCGATCAACCAGATGACCAAGCCGCCCTCGCAGGCGCTGACGAACTACAACAACGTCCTCCGCCAGATCACGTTCAAGACGTCGCTCAGCTCGGGGAACGCCGCGAAGCTGAACCACGCCTTCGAGGCGGTCCTGCGGTCGGCCCACACGCCCGAGCCGGCCCTGACGACCCTGGTGAGCTCGGTCAGCCAGCTCATCACCCAGGTGGACACGGCGAGCGTCCAGCCCAACTTCCTGGCCACCAACGACAGCGCGTACATCCTCCAGGCGGCGATCATCCTGGGCCAGAAGATGCCCGCGCCCAAGGTGCCGAACATCACCAAGGCCACGGGGACGCAGGTCAACACGCGCGTCTTCACCTCGCCGCTCTCCAACCCGGCGTTCGCCGGCTCGTACGAGAGCGGCACGGTGATGCAGATGGTGAACGTCAAGACCGGCGAGGTGATCGGCTCGGCCGTCGTCTCTCGCAACGGCCAGTACGCCCTGCACGTGACCACGCCGCTGGCCGTCGGCAAGTACACCCTGGCCGTCCAGGCGGTGGACGAGGTCGGGAACGTCAGCAACGCCAGCCGCCAGTTCGGCCTCCAGATCGTCACGCCCAAGCACGCGAGCTGA